The window tcaatattagtttctaaaaaatgttaacatttttacagttttaacgcgttggatgctaaaattttttttgaaaaacgacaaaaacaaaataaaataaagtgtaTTGAGGCCTTTGAGATACAGGTGAACATTGTCCTAATAAAAAGTGACCGTTgaattgttttaaaaaaaaaaaaaagaacgtTAAGGGTACCGTTTGAAAAAGAGAGAGTATGAAAAACCTTTacacattttttctttttagagCATAAATTGTCTCTTTTCTCTTTGCCCTTCCCTGCCCATTATATACTTGTTCTCACCCCACAGATACACAGATTCATTCTCTCTGTACATCTGAAATACAAGAATTGAAGGAAGAAAGAAGTAGCTACAATCGTAAATTAAAGATGGGAATGATGATAGTGATCTCGTTGCCGTTGATAATGTTCAGCTTAGCGCTTGGATTTGGATGTTATTTCGTGGGAAGAGCTAGAGGCAGACAAGATGTTCGAACAAATGCCCAAGTCTATGGAATCCCAACTCCTCCTCCTGCTGCTACTTCCAAGAACAACAATCTCGACAATGTTTGATTCCTATACTCTATCTTCTATTCTATTCATTCAATCATATTTGTCTTTTTTGTCTATTGAATCTTCTGGTGTGAAGTTGATTGAGTTTTGATATATGAATGAGGTGACCCAATTGGGTAATTTCTACTCTTCTTATGTTGTATATTTTATGACATTTCATTGTATCAATGGTAATAAGGAATATTACATATTTTGAGGTTTTGGGTTCTGTGTTTTATTTGGAATTTTCTCTGCTGTAATAATTGAT is drawn from Euphorbia lathyris chromosome 9, ddEupLath1.1, whole genome shotgun sequence and contains these coding sequences:
- the LOC136206899 gene encoding uncharacterized protein, which translates into the protein MGMMIVISLPLIMFSLALGFGCYFVGRARGRQDVRTNAQVYGIPTPPPAATSKNNNLDNV